The sequence below is a genomic window from Lycium ferocissimum isolate CSIRO_LF1 chromosome 9, AGI_CSIRO_Lferr_CH_V1, whole genome shotgun sequence.
TATATggatgtatatggatatatgagttataatattgtatatgggtgtataatattgtatatgaatgtatatgggtgtataatattGCATACGAGtgttaggggtgtacatggatataagggttataatattttatacgggtgtataatatttgtatatagGTGTCTATgaatgtatatgggtatatggattataatttttgtataatattgtatgtgagtgcataatattgtatatgagtatatggattataatgttgtataatattgtatatgagtgtatatgggtatatgaATTACAATACTCTAttaaaaaagtttgaaaaaaaatttaaaaaacgaGGCAGTGGCGAActccaaccaaaaaaaaattaaaaattaaaaaaataaaaataaaaaacgaaaaagaagGAGGCAATGGAGAGAGAGGGGAGTTTTGGGTAGAGCTTTGCAATAAGTTTTGAGTTATTTTTTTGCAATGCAAGTGATCCAATcgtatatttataaaattttctcaaaaaaaatttagcaTGTGgcgttagaaaaatatgtctactaaaaaaaatgggttttattTCAGATTTGTATAAGAGCAGAGATATATTTGCTCGATTTTAATACACCAACTTTGCAACTTTgccctttatttattttggaagttgccttttttttgttttgtcatATAAACCCCTCACTCCCTTCAAAACAGTACTTTCTTTCAGTTAAAACATCAAACACCTAATAGGCGCCTAAAATGTCAAACCCAaattcctcttcctcttcctcatCAAACAATTTGCTTCAAACCTTAAACACTAAAGGCTGGTGTTTTCGCGACACCAATATTGTAAATTCACTCATTGAAGCTCAATTgttgtcatcatcatcatacaccGTTGATTCAATCGAATCAGAGCTTTTAAACATGGACTTAAGATCCATCGGTGGAAAATCGTTGCCCGAATTTTCGATCCTCCGTAAATCGTCTCATCTTCAAGGCCCTAAAATCCTTCAAGTAATTATCCTTTCtctttatacattattatacacttttatacaaggtttatacattgtttacagtaagtgtataatgttgtatatcgtgtgtataaacactGTTGTAAAGTTAGACTATGcggatgtaaattaaaaatatggctacgtgGATGTAATATTTTGGGCTtgattgtatattattgaaagTATCcctatttttattgcattataaGTGAATTTGATTGTACCTTCCTTTAGTGGACTGCCTGGATTAGTGGAAATAAGGGCTTATTGCTTAAAAAGTTTAACTTATCAATAATACTCACtgtgtcccaatttatgtgacatgttTTCGACTAGGCAcggattttaagaaaaaaagaaagacttttgaaatttgtggtgtaaaacaagccatagatatttgtgtggttgtacaTCATTTCATTAATGGTAAAAGGGGAAGTTttgagttaaattatttctaaatatagaaatgtatttttttttgggacaaactaaaaaggaaagtatgtCACGTAAATTTATGGGATAGAGGGAGAATCCAAAAAGAAcaatatatttctatatttagaaataatttaactcaaAATGAAGAAGTATgtgggagaggtgattagataAGACATGGCACACCTGCAGCTTACCGATGAGATGACCCTAGATACGAGGATATTGAGGTCGAGTATTAGAGTAGAAGGTTTGTAGTTAGTCGAGCGTCGTTTTAGTTTCCCCTTATCAGTGTTGGTACTGTTACTCTCTTACTATCTTATTGTTCGATTTTATTGTTTCCTTTGCCTCGGTTTCTGTATTACTAGCATGGCTTTTCCACTactgtatttcctttccatatTTGATTTAGATATGCTTTACTTGAGCTAATGGTCTATCTGAAACTAGTGTTAttaaaagcgaaaagcgcaaaaaagctctaaggtcagctggggctttaagcgcaaagcgcaaataaagcgtgggctttaatgaaaaaaggcgcaatggtgaaaaaacacaaatatatatatgtttagtcaagactaataataataagcatgaacaacaaatatatggacaaagaaattgtaaaaacattgCGATAAattgaaatatcaattatctagtgtcacctCTTGAGAGAGGCTCATTGTCAAGGAAAactatgtcttagagccttgttgatgacactgaagcgcaaataaagcgaagcgaagcgctcaacatgttttgagcctcgcttcagggcttaagcacGCTTTAAGCgtgcctttgacaacactgtctgaaacagcctctctaccttcacAAGATAGGAGTAAGGCTGGGTACAGCGTCCTCCCAAGacgaccccacttgtgggattacactgggtatgttgttgttgttaatggtAAGGAAATTAAATGGTTGTTGTTCCATGTTGGCTAAAAGTTTCtcaaagtgtttatttttttcataagaGAAGTTTGTGAATAGGACTCCGTGAGAGAACTGAATTGCTTATTGCTATGAAGGTCACACAAAACTGAATTTTGAATTCTGTTTCTGCAAGAACATGTAGTTGCATTTTTTGGTACATTATGCCAAAAATCTCCTCAACATTGATGGGAGAACTCCTCAACTCTGGTTTTGTGCTATGAAGTATTGGCTTAATGGGGTTTAGCCGACATCAACACTCGCTTGATGTGATGACTTTGCCAATCTATCTTGCCAGAGTTTTGTGAAGTTGTCTGTGATGTAACAATGAAAGACACAATGTTATCATGCTTGAAATTTTGTAGAGACAATGCATTTCATGGGgctatatatgcatatcaaaacAGGTTTTATTACAATCTACACCCATTCTCGCAGAGGCGTGCTATTGTGAATTTGTAATATACTGCACCCACTTTCTAAATTTTTGGAGATCTTCCTCGGAGAGCTAGGTATGGGTACAAgtgttgttattcattctattTGAAATATATTAGTATTAGTATGTGTCCGAAATCATTGTTGTAGACAAAAGCCAAAAACTGATAGTCACATCATATGACAATCATTATTACCCATTAGTCATGACTTACAAGACGTGCGTTAATTTACTTTAATAGTATCATATATTTaagcttttttccttttaatattgttatctctctcaatttcaatatattttttataaattttagaaAACCAGTTAATTAGCTTTAATGCATGCGACTTTGATACTAACTAGAATTTGTGTCCAGACTTTCTTATTGGttttgccttttcttttttttttttttaattgacaagggaacccgcagccgctaccctttgggtgcgcacagggtaaacccctctcctgtgcaatagcccgCAATTGGTTTTGCCTTTTGTCCTCCTTTAAGTAagtgttttaaaattttgtgcTGCTCTGAGCTTCTTTCCGTCTTCTGTCTCCCTATTGTACATGGTCTTGAGCAGATATCTTCTGTCAGAGATATATCCCGAAGCAATATGGCTGAGAGTTCGGGAAGTTCTAACAATCGGCGTCTACTTAGATTAAAGCTCACTGATGGTCACTCTGAAATAACTGCTGTAGAGTACTCTCATATACCATCAATTCCTGATGATGTTGTTCCTGGCACTAAGGTATTCTCGTTCTCTATGacaatttgattaaaaaaatcataGTAGATCGTTTACATTCTCATATACATCCTATTGGCTTGTGGTTTACCGAGAATATCTCTCTTTTGTTGttattttaatcatttttacAAGGATTTATTCTTAAATCATGTAATTCTTGACTCATGTAATATGGACATTTTAAAGCTTGTCACTTGTCAGAGGCGACCAGCTAATGGGTGAAATTTAGATCTAATTGCCAGTGATAAAATTTCCAGCTCATGACTGACTTGTTTGTTGGTAGTATATTACGATATGCTGAACAACTTAGCAGTGATTCCTTTTCTGACTATATTATGCTTTTCAGGTGCGCTTGGAAAACAAAGCTACAGTTCACAGTGGTATTGTGTGTTTAAATGCCAAAATAATTACTGTTTTAGGAGGTGCTGTTAGTTCTCTTTATGAGGAATGGCAGATGAACAAAAAATATTCAGGTTTCTCCCGTTCAACCTTGAAAGTAGCACATGAGGATGGAACAGCTGGTCCACCGCCATTTGAAAAGTTGCAGATTGGAGCTTTGCACAAACACCTACCTCAGCATAAGAGATATTCTGGTCAGAGGCGTGATACTTTTGATTTGACAATATATATTTGCCCTCCTGTTATCCTGAATTTAGATTTTTAACATACCATCTTTAAATGATACCTCTTATTAGTTGATCCACACAAGGCAATGAATGTTTTTTGTATGTGGGGAGGGTGGGTTTGGAACCTTGGCTTTCTTCAAGTATGGATGTTGCAGTTATTTAACTGATGTTCATTTTTTGTCCAGTATTACGAAGCAAATATATCTCTACTCAGTACTCCTGTGGTGTGAAAATGTTTCTCTGTCATTTGGTAAAAGAGCATGTCTCACTTATGCAGAAAAAGCTCAAAGTTCCACAGCTAGTCCAATGCACAGATTCCAGAACAATGATTCAAGGACAGAGAGGACGGGTAATGAACCAAAGCCACCTGCTCATattgaaagaaatgaagaaaaaccAAGCACCTCTGAATCAAGGCCAAAAGAAGGTGTAACCTACTTGTCAAATTGTTGTCTAATGGAAATACCAAAgttttattttcactatttatTGAAgtaattttcatcattaaagCGTGTTCATCCTGACCTTTATATCTTTGTCCGACAGTGGCTGAGGCTGTCCCTGTTCAAAACCAAGCAGCTGCGCAAAAACTACTGCAGAAAATGAGTCAGCCTCCTCCTCGTGGTGGTTATCATTCTAGAGGGCAAAGACACAGAGGAAAGGGAAGAGAGGAAGATGAGTCACACCTTCTTACCCTAGAGGAATGGGAAAGGAGAAAAACTGGTGCTAATCTTTCTGCAACACATTATCTTCCTGATGTTAGCCAAGATGAGGATCTTGCAAGGCAGCTGCAACAGCAATTGGATTTTGAAGATTTTCACGTAAGTAAATATGGTTTTCAATATTCAAATGGTAGTGGCATCTAACCTAGCTTTTCaccctttcaaattcataatgTGGTTTCTACATACACCCTTTAAGCTATGAAAGGAAAATCAAGCCTTGGCCGAGAATTGTCAATAAACTACTTATAACTAGAATACAATACAGACGTACAGCTTATATTTCTTCAATTATAATCGGATTTAGAATTTCTGAGAATATGATTGCTTGGAGTGGACCAGTCGAAGCAAAAAAGATGTTATAAAATTCCTCTTGCCTCTATGATTGGTAACAATGTCTCCAAAATCCATGTGAACAATAAGGTCTTACAGCTCAGATAGAGTTATAATGACAAATTTCATCAGAGCTTGCTTGGAAGTGCCACTTGATATAGTTCTTGTTCCAATTTTTCAGGAACAACAAGAAGGTACAACAACAGCGGCAGAGAATATTAGAATGAGCATGTTCACATTTGAAAGAGATGATGTTGGAGCTCATGGAACAACAGGATTTAGAGGAAGAGGAAGGGGAAGAGGTAGAGGAAGGGGAAGAGGTAGGGGGAGGAGAGGCTGATTTTCGTCTACCATTCAGTCTTTACCCCTTCTCTTTTTTCAAGTtagatttttagtttttaagaTATCACATACCCCTTTCGGAAAGACATcacatatctttttttttttttttccctggtGATTCCTGTTGAGTCAATGTTATTGATAAAGTTTTTTATCTTGAAGAAACTTTCTTTCATCTTTATGTACTTGAATCTGCTTGCAATTTTTGTTCTCTCCTGCGAACTCACGGTCCTGTCTCTGGTGTGTTCCTTTACTTTGTCGTGATCTCCCCTGTCCCTTGTGTTTTGCTTTCGTCTTCTTTGGCCATTTGGTATTTGTAACTGTTTTATCAGAACCATTATCATGTCATATGCTATGTCTATTTCCTTAGACGAGATAGATGTTCCCGTTTTGATCACCTATCTTATGCATGAACGAATGTACTTTAATATGCATGCGATTTCACCTCTCTCCTTCTGTTCTGCCTTGTGTTATGCTTCGATTGAACTATATGTACTAGGAGTAGTAGGTCCTTGCTCTCCCTAATTGTAAGctattttcattcattcttttCCTCTCTTATTCTGaaattcctttctttctttttttcttgattcctttttatctttttcctgCCTTTTCTTTACGTTGTTAATGTTGTGAGAGCGATGCCTTTTATATAACTATTCTGACTGCTTAAGAGTGTACCAACATTAGTTAATTTATAATTTAGATGGTTGTTTACAGCCATACCAGCAACACTGCCTTTCAAAAAAGTACTGAGTGTTTATGCACTTAGACCACTTGTAGAGATGATGTCAATTGATGTTGACGAAACTCATGCAAGAAAGTGATAGTATTAGAGATGTTACCATGTAGTATCCATGTAATCAggaaatcctagatccgcctctgggCGGAGCTATCGTCGGCTAAAAGTGGTCATTTGAATGACAtttgttgaaaaaatatattgtgTATAATGATCAAGTATTACTTTTTATACATCTGAAGGGTAGTCTTGAAGTAACGGAAATGTTGTCTTCGTATGACCATTAGGAATCATTATTGATGCTCACGTTAGTAAATGCTGCCTATATTACACTTTTTTGGAGTGTTCTTTCTCTCTCGAACCCTGCATGAACACGAGATGCTTCGCGCATTGAATTATTCAtttatattaaatcttgaaCATTTCTGACGGACGTCCGTTGACACGAGTAATGCTGATTTGGGATGGCTCATTCGTTACTTCGTGTGGTTGCTTGTTTTTCACTTCATTGGCCAACAAAAGTTGTCACAATGATGTACGTTTCCTCGTGGCTCTCTTATTTAACTTTTCTACCAGTTTGATTGACCATGTGAATCAGGGGTCCCATATTTGCTGACCATGTGAATGAAAGACAGTTTTTTCTGAAATTTGACAAAAGTGAAAGAGAACTCTTGTATGGGTACCCAAAACAGATAATTACTCCCTACGTTTCATTTTTtatgattgtgtttgatagGACACAAAATTTTATGATTATAAAATACTTTTGATAAGTAGTCTAAATAGATGCAAAGTTAAGTGCGCAACAAATCGTTTTATTAAGTGTAAACAGGatgttaaaattaaataattttcaagaaagggaaaagtatatttcttttttagataacTTAAAAAAGGGAGTGAATCCCATTAATTTGGACAGGGGGAGCCAGGGGCGGGGAGGAAGGGCCaaggggttcgaaccccgttcggcggaaaattacactgtttatacacggttaaaattattttttatgtatatataatagaccTTAAACACCCTTTGGTTTCTCTGTGTGTTTacgttttcatattttgaatttccttagtgaaaattctggctccgccacgGGAGGGAACAATTGATTTAATTGAAAAACTCGAATAAGGCACAAAAGCTAAAAACAAAAATGAGTCTTTCCTCGCCACCTGTTGCTCTAAAAGAGATTTTGGAGAAAGCACAACCCAAAATGATCTGTTCTGCCTACAATGAAAATTGTACTCCACAGAATTTTGACTTAAAATTATGAAACAAAATTCACAATTTTTTGtcaaagaaaaatgaagaaaaagaaaagataacaaaaagaacgaaaaaatagaagaaagggAACTGTAAGGAatgaaattaaagaaagaagaaaagagcaACTTCTATTTCTACTGaagaattttttattaaaaacaaaaatgagAAGAGGGTAGGTACTATGAATTagaatttttcagaaaataaagtGTCATCATTCAACGTAtttcaaatttgtttttttgggGGATAAAATACAGATTATACACTGACACAAGTGGCTTTTAGGTCATCTTGTTACCACATAGAACAAAGTAGgaaatttctttctttgggGAAAGTGATTGCCAAATAGTAATTATtgtggaagaagagaaaaaaagaaaataaactttTGGAGGAATTCAAACGTTACAATAGGTACccattaaatatatatttaatccCTTTGACGTAAGAAAACTTTGTCGCATAATAGCAAATGCAGTCCAAAATTTACTTTAGGTCAGGTCCAAAGTTTACGTGTACCATTCTTGCATTTTTGTGAATCTTCTTATTAGAATTCATGGTCCATTAATGTATAGTCACTCatcatatacattattttgtatcttagcttccttttttatttgtttaaaagaGAATGTTATTATCTTaattaaaatactttttaattTCAGTATCTCACATATAATTCGAAGAATATTTGATACATTATACCTTTAAAGTAAGATTACAATATCATAAAATaactatttatttttaaaattatgctAAGACATGTAAATGAACTGGAGAGAGTAATTATTTATAGGGTTAATTGCATTTTGGTCCTTCAGTTATTGACAAATTTTGATTTTGCTtcttgtgatattatgattaaGCGCATTAATTGAAATGTGCACTTTTGATTTCTTTGCTAGTGAATATTCACATATCTACCAAATTATTTTTGTCTTCTGCTAAATTATTCATGTACTACTTATATTTTTTATGGTAAACTTGTATTGTTACTTCATAtatgttgttaatatagttCTAAATATagcacaagcataacaaactTTCTACATAAAATGATTAAAAtcacacattttaattaattaaaagttaGATATATCTAGGTAAATATCACAAggataaaaatcaaaatttactcTAATCGAAGGACTAAAAGTGCTATTATCCTTATTTATAATGCAAAACAGATTCGTGGAATCACGCACCCAGCGCGTGTTGCTACTTATACTCATATGGAGTAttataatatacttatatatattacgTCATACATGACATCgatatactttttaaaatagcaCAAATATAAGATACTTTCCACGTGGAATGACTAAAAAGCATACATTAATTAGTTTCCATAAACGTGCAGTTGCACGTTATCCCCAATCAATCTCAATCATAGTAAAGAATATTTGATAATATATttgtaattttatatatatttagtttatgagttagagcctgtttggatgggcttaaaatatGCGTACGTTTATATAAAATTTCGTTTTactatttataaattttttagatAATTTAAGACAAAgtactaattatttttttgggtttattttatgcacaaaatgactttaaaaggTAGTAGTAAACACTCAAACAAGTTCGAAAAAAACACTTATAGgcaacttataagtcaatccaaacgggctcttacaaaaatattactataataTAGGATTCTATCTACTTAATACTTCTTTGAAATTGATGTTTtcgatattttttttctttttccccataAATAAACAGGTTACGACAAAGATAATCCAATATTATAGATTAAGTGATCATATGTTTATTTATTATCACTTACAGATACAAAAGTATTGAAAACCATCGCTAAACAAAATTATTATCAATCAGTTTTAAGAATATtagttattaattttaaaaaaaaattaagttgatcacaaaaataaaatataataatattttctattaagaaaaatcaagtacatacataaaaaaaaaaattgcatccaaacaatcaataaataagtaTATATCAATTCACCAATCTGCACCCCATGCTTCCGACTTGCAAACGATTATCAATTGATTTTAGGATAGCTATTCCTGTTTTTCTTATTCTCCTATTTTTATTTAAGCATATCCGTATTGGTTTTCCCAAAACTATCCTAACTGATGGTCATTCAACGATGAGTTTATCACAAAAAAAGtcacttttttattattattttttatataaaagtcATCCAACTTAAAGTTTATCatacaaaaaagtacttttccattttttgttttgtaaaaGTCATATGACTTAAAGTTTATcacaaaaataacattttttcttttttgttacgTAAAAATCATCCAACTTAAAATTTATCATTCAAAATTACTTTTCTATCTTTTATTACGTAAATGTCATCCAACTTTGGCAAGTTAAAATCTCACTgaattcttatattttgtattaaaaatatgacatgacacTTCAAAATAGAAAAGTGACTTTTACGTGATAAACTCAAAGTTTAATAACAACCAGCGAAATTTACTTGTCAATCGTCTATGACTGAAATACCTATAaatgataatatttttatattttaataatagtGTCTAACGTAAAGGAGTTTGAAATCAACTAAGAAAATAGAAAGTTAGATCAAATTCTAACATCTACTCTCCTTTGTACCCAACTCAAATAAAGAATAGAATGCCAATACAATTATTATCCCTAAAATATCGCAGTACCACTATAAACAACAACTATACGGCTAGTACCTTATGTTAAGTGGTTTTAGTTAGGTGATAACTTTATGACcactttaaattaaaaatgttacCACTATATATAAAGGATTATGTGATATCCATCGCATGAATTTTCTCCTGTCATTCCCTCTGGAAAAAAGGTTTAGTTTTGTTAAAAGCTAACATCTCATGCCTTCTTTCATTAATTTGTTCATAGTGATTTTATAGCTTAAATAGAATAAGTTTCTAATCAACTTTAATGAAATAGTTAGTTCCTAATAGTAGTAGGACTATGTCCCAAAGGAATATTAGTAACGTGCTTTTAGGTTTTAGATGTCCAAAGAGAGTAGGATTAATGGTTATTAAGAGTATAAAAGTCGTTTAATATTTAAAGGATAATTTGGTCAactaacatttatattcatgcgtTTATAATAATATAGATTAAAGGATAGATATATTTAGTGAAATATCacaatgacaaaaattaaaattcttaTTGATAATTGAAGGACTAAAGGTGTTATAATCCTTACTTAGGGATAATTTGGTACACGGTATAAGATGGGATATCTCAACACTAATTTTGAGATTAATTTTATACCATGTTTGATAGAAGGTTATATCTTCGaccaaacaaattataaaatgAAGCCCAAACTTAAAGATGGGATATCCACCTTATCCCATTaatcttgggattattttaaCCCATCTCCTAGATGAGATAAATTAATTCAGCATTATAATCTTGGAATTATAATCCCGGCATAATTTATAGCCTGGTTGGttaagcttctaaaatcagcttattttgaaaaatactttttttaaaagtgcttttcaaaaaagtacttttggcaaaaaaataatttgtgtttgaccaaattaatttaaaaagcactttaaaacaacaatttgtgtttgaccaagcttttaaaaagtatttttttcaaaagtgcttttaggcaaaagctattttttttagcttaaaaagctgcttctgctactccccaaaaacacttattttttcccaaaagctTAAGCAAACACctcattttttctaaaataagcacTCATTAGAAAAAAATAACTACTTTCGGGGagaataagcttggccaaacaagctattaGTCTGCATACCATACCATAGTATAAAAAAGATTCGAATAATCACACACCAGGCGCGTGCCCTTACTCGCTCAGAACGCCAGAACAAGGAACAGAACGGCGCCGACTTAATTATTAATCAAAAAGCCACACTattaaaacaatttcaaaatttaaccaaaatattcatttgaaCGAACATTACTCCTCCACGTcagcatccacctcatcaagtCCCTAATTTTTCATATAAATACCTCCTTACCCCCCCAAATTTTTGAGTCTTTCATTCTCAATCAAAGAGTCAAAAGAGCAGCTTCTCAACTCAGCTAAACACTagggtttcaaaaaaaaattgttcatcaAAAAAGAAGATTTTGTTTAGCTGTTGTTCAGATCGGTTTTGATAAACATCTGGTATAGTGTTTATGGATGATTAATCTAATTTTGTTGCCCCAAAGTTGTATTATTTGATCTGTtcattttaatgatttttttttttttgcttaaagatTGTATATTTGTTgtttaaaatgagattttagatgtgggttttggttgttttagtTTATTTGGTGCTTAATCAGAAAATTTTGATCTGTGTTTGACGTGAAAATTAGTTCTTTATAATCTGTAAACTTCTGGTAAAAGTGTTTATGGAAGATTAACCTATTTTTTCTGCCCCAAAGTTGTGTTATTTTGATCTGTTAAGTCCAGTTTATGTATAAAGTTATACTGCTTTTGATTGTATCTTTGTTgtttaaaatgagattttagatgtgggttttggttgttttagttgatttggtgtctaattaaaaaatttgatttggGTTTGATGTGAAAATTAGTGCTTGGTTTCGAAGTTAAGCCTGGATAATCTGTAAATATTTGGTAAAGTGTTTATGGATGATTAACCTAGTTTTGCTGCCGTTATTTTGATCTGTTCATTTCAGTTTATGTATAAACTTATACTGCTTTGGTTGTATCTTTGTTGTTTAAAATGGGATTTTGGATGTGGGTTTTGGTCGTTATGAtgttttttttacaaaatttgtTTTGCGTTTTGTGTTTAACGTCAAAATTAGGCCTGTATAATCGAATAATTGAATAGGTGTTTGGTCTCAAAATTAGGCCTTTATAATCTGTATACTTCTGGTGAAGTGATTATAGAAGATTAAACCTAATTTTGTTCATTTCAGTTTATGTATAGTCTTATGCTGCTTTTGATTGTATCTTTGTTGTTTAAAGCGTGATCTATGTgggttttggttgttttagtgtttatatataaattttgttttggggtttttatttgatgttagaattagcccttttttttttgttgccttaAACTGCTTTTGATTgtatctttttctttaaaacgCGATATTAGAGGTGGGTTTGGGATTATTttagtgtttatacacaaattttgatttggattttGTGCTTGATGTCAAAATTAGGCCTTTTTATCTGTTCATATTAGTTATGTATAGCCTTAAACTGCTCTTGATTGTATATTTGTTGTTTAAAACACGATCTTATGTGTGAGTTTCAGTTATTTTTGTGTTTGTTCATAAAATTTGATTTTGGGTTTTGTGTTTGACGTCAAAATTAGACCTTTTCAATTGGAGAAGCGGAGAAGTGCTTGGTTTTAGATGTAAGTTTTGATTGTTTTTAGGATTTATTGAGATAGTTGGATTTGGGATTTAAATTTGAAGTCAAAATTAGGGCTTTTAAATCAGATAAGtgtttgatattattcattaaaGTGTAGCTTGGTTCGGTATTTGAAGGAAAATTTGAGCTGAAATTTATCGGGGATTATGATCGTTTTAGTGTTTATTTTCTAAATTGAAACCGGGTTGCATTTGAAGTCAAATAAGGGGTTATTTTTTCAGAATAAGTGTTCGAGCTAATATTTCGAGCTGGATTCTTTAGATAAATTGTGAGCTTGTTAGACTCGGAAAGTGAGAAGTGCTACTAGATTGTTGATTATGTTTCTTTTGATCTGATCTTTGCTTATAGTCGCGGGGTTTTAAGTTGAAGGCTAATTACACCCATGATATTACTGAAAGGTTTAATCATGGCCTATGTTCTGTGAATGTGGGTTGGTATGGGTTGTTTCCTGGTGGATTAATCTTGTCGGTTTGCTTATA
It includes:
- the LOC132031047 gene encoding uncharacterized protein LOC132031047 isoform X1, with translation MSNPNSSSSSSSNNLLQTLNTKGWCFRDTNIVNSLIEAQLLSSSSYTVDSIESELLNMDLRSIGGKSLPEFSILRKSSHLQGPKILQISSVRDISRSNMAESSGSSNNRRLLRLKLTDGHSEITAVEYSHIPSIPDDVVPGTKVRLENKATVHSGIVCLNAKIITVLGGAVSSLYEEWQMNKKYSGFSRSTLKVAHEDGTAGPPPFEKLQIGALHKHLPQHKRYSEKAQSSTASPMHRFQNNDSRTERTGNEPKPPAHIERNEEKPSTSESRPKEVAEAVPVQNQAAAQKLLQKMSQPPPRGGYHSRGQRHRGKGREEDESHLLTLEEWERRKTGANLSATHYLPDVSQDEDLARQLQQQLDFEDFHEQQEGTTTAAENIRMSMFTFERDDVGAHGTTGFRGRGRGRGRGRGRGRGRRG
- the LOC132031047 gene encoding uncharacterized protein LOC132031047 isoform X2, translated to MAESSGSSNNRRLLRLKLTDGHSEITAVEYSHIPSIPDDVVPGTKVRLENKATVHSGIVCLNAKIITVLGGAVSSLYEEWQMNKKYSGFSRSTLKVAHEDGTAGPPPFEKLQIGALHKHLPQHKRYSEKAQSSTASPMHRFQNNDSRTERTGNEPKPPAHIERNEEKPSTSESRPKEVAEAVPVQNQAAAQKLLQKMSQPPPRGGYHSRGQRHRGKGREEDESHLLTLEEWERRKTGANLSATHYLPDVSQDEDLARQLQQQLDFEDFHEQQEGTTTAAENIRMSMFTFERDDVGAHGTTGFRGRGRGRGRGRGRGRGRRG